The Plasmodium brasilianum strain Bolivian I chromosome 14, whole genome shotgun sequence genome contains a region encoding:
- a CDS encoding hypothetical protein (conserved Plasmodium protein) encodes MKRHVLVAIAFFTLAKLTLMLTYNYGKMKNYFKRAFYISSIEKQNTRNNNNIMNVTIIKKRRKQFILLKKKNENNFSINVCTLHKKRKGRKGEQRLCMFNGTYNEREASDVSEASDVSEASDVSEASDVSEANGEGQANSEDILNSRGEPHYKNNCSSHVTCQNSKDVELKNQLDSASSSGHDDGDDIEGEEEDKEKKRKKEKRNEERIARKVENERSEGNEGSEGNEGSEGNEGSEGNEGSEGNEGNEGNEGNEGSKGNEGGKGKKQISKVISKSKGKNGLGPSNRGEEDSEWIHSTPEEKNQNSLEHKFDESNNIDGKNDMINGSEEDMTKLMKKYLKNDKLLNDNEKLKGLDKDKMLEEYNRLVQLMKESTDRKMREYKENEKKDIYELNERVINSSRKLNLDKLKKDIEKSFTTNDTMERNIQEYIRLFTQEGGPSDVGGNGDARSVGTDADVGGVGSVKHTPLNPTTTVNPSSDDCSSSGVSRNSPLSEGEEKSLGEYAGTDTEFIKEKEEEENREILRKIYRGDYSNIDKFNFKFSRKDFDMMKNIDDKEKDVNEEEKKLIDGIFTKICKQASYIDELREKETKLLQLYEQYRKENKIARDENLENLKYYNAKVARESRHPGGVSGEVDEVGASDRNGLSVSNSSNVLNSSNPSTDSNSWRGGSTDELINKSIFFNRVSNKFVEIKEEEIKEMSEMQIRDELRKRGYPTFGTFEEIKMRLLDIMKIKENNYFDVREIIKNPEEHVLSHIKLDKLKENIKQYKEQEKYGDTESKIKQVDSAIEINKFLYDPVDYLRIDTTNKFIKQKEMENNIKDNADIAKLPIVNDYNFDKEISMAEKLKKTFNFENDQRLPDQIKQCGDDENGHSGKNDTVDTNDEEEEKEEQCRREVLKYGGMQETIEEFHIKHNLSLDFLGDYICKFSNSHIQDVNKYRHKTKEEIKRLEMNQFEFLISESSINNNFIVYKFVDTNDLIKNYLTTKNIVTLIEYSNIADPVDIIHYYSPETLFMLSEEYNITIDKVIDACTKLNIKLPYGGDTHLNKNCFNLLTCYLNKYEQLRKDT; translated from the coding sequence atgaaaaggcATGTGCTAGTAGCCATTGCATTCTTTACACTGGCAAAGCTCACACTGATGCTTACATATAACTacggaaaaatgaaaaattattttaaaagagcTTTTTACATCTCGTCaattgaaaaacaaaatacaaggaataataataatattatgaacgtgacaataattaaaaagagaagaaaacaatttattttgttgaaaaagaaaaatgaaaataatttttcaataaacgtatgtacgttacacaaaaaaaggaagggAAGAAAGGGGGAGCAGCGTTTGTGCATGTTTAATGGCACATATAATGAGAGGGAAGCTAGTGATGTGAGTGAAGCTAGTGATGTGAGTGAAGCTAGTGATGTGAGTGAAGCGAGTGATGTGAGTGAAGCTAATGGTGAGGGTCAAGCAAACAGTGAAGACATACTTAACAGTAGGGGCGAACCACATTATAAGAACAACTGTAGTAGTCATGTTACATGCCAAAATAGTAAAGACGTTGAGCTAAAAAATCAGTTAGACTCGGCTAGCTCCTCGGGGCATGATGATGGAGATGATATTGAAGGAGAGGAGgaagataaagaaaagaaaaggaaaaaggaaaaaagaaacgaAGAAAGAATAGCAAGAAAAGTAGAAAATGAAAGAAGCGAAGGAAATGAAGGAAGCGAAGGAAATGAAGGAAGCGAAGGAAATGAAGGAAGCGAAGGAAATGAAGGAAGCGAAGGAAACGAAGGAAACGAAGGAAACGAAGGAAACGAAGGAAGCAAAGGAAACGAAggaggaaaaggaaaaaaacaaatcagCAAAGTGATAAGCAAGAGTAAGGGAAAAAATGGATTAGGACCCAGTAACAGGGGGGAAGAAGATTCGGAATGGATTCACAGTACACCAGAAgagaaaaatcaaaatagtTTAGAACATAAGTTTGACGAAAGTAACAACATAGATGGAAAGAATGACATGATAAATGGATCAGAGGAGGATATGACAAAGCTAATGAAgaagtatttaaaaaacgaTAAATTGCtaaatgataatgaaaaattgaagGGATTAGATAAAGACAAAATGTTAGAAGAGTATAATAGATTAGTACAACTGATGAAGGAGAGTACCGACAGAAAGATGAGagaatataaagaaaatgaaaaaaaagacatatatgaattaaatgaaaGGGTTATTAACAGTTCTCGTAAATTGAATCTTGACAAATTGAAGAAGGATATTGAGAAGTCTTTTACCACGAATGATACAATGGAAAGGAATATTCAAGAGTATATACGGTTATTCACTCAGGAGGGGGGTCCTTCGGATGTTGGGGGGAATGGAGATGCTAGAAGTGTTGGAACTGATGCAGATGTTGGAGGAGTAGGAAGTGTCAAGCATACCCCCCTCAACCCCACAACCACCGTAAACCCCAGTAGTGATGATTGCTCGAGCAGTGGAGTTTCCAGGAATTCGCCACTGAGCGAAGGAGAGGAAAAGAGTCTAGGTGAGTATGCAGGAACAGACAcagaatttataaaagagaaagaagaagaagaaaacagAGAAATACTACGAAAAATATACAGAGGAGATTATAGTAATAtagataaatttaattttaagtttTCAAGAAAGGATTTTGACatgatgaaaaatattgatGATAAGGAGAAGGATgtaaatgaagaagaaaagaaattgaTCGATGGAATTTTTACCAAAATTTGTAAACAGGCATCGTACATTGATGAACTGAGGGAGAAGGAGACGAAACTCTTGCAATTATATGAACAATACAggaaggaaaataaaatagcgAGGGACGAGAATCTGGAAAATTTGAAGTACTACAATGCAAAGGTAGCGAGGGAGAGTAGGCATCCGGGGGGAGTAAGCGGGGAAGTCGATGAAGTCGGTGCAAGTGATAGAAATGGTTTAAGTGTGTCTAACTCATCTAATGTGCTTAACTCTTCCAACCCCTCTACTGATTCTAACAGTTGGAGAGGGGGCTCCACCGACGAGCTGATTAACAAGAGCATCTTCTTCAACCGAGTGTCAAACAAATTTGTTGAAATcaaagaagaagaaattaAAGAAATGAGCGAGATGCAGATAAGGGACGAGTTAAGAAAAAGGGGTTATCCAACATTCGGAACGTtcgaagaaataaaaatgagattattagatataatgaaaataaaagaaaacaattaTTTCGATGTGagagaaataataaagaatcCAGAAGAGCATGTATTATCCCATATCAAATTAgacaaattaaaagaaaatataaaacaatataaagaACAAGAGAAATATGGTGATACTGAATCAAAGATCAAACAAGTAGATTCAGcaatagaaataaataaatttttatatgatccAGTTGATTATTTACGGATAGATACaactaataaatttattaaacagaaagaaatggaaaataatataaaagacaATGCAGATATTGCTAAATTACCAATAGTCAATGATTACAATTTTGATAAGGAAATATCTATGGCTGAAAAGTTGAAGAAGACgtttaattttgaaaatgatCAGAGGTTACCTGACCAGATTAAACAGTGTGGTGATGATGAAAATGGACATAGCGGAAAAAACGATACAGTCGATACGAACGATGAAGAAGAGGAAAAGGAAGAGCAATGCAGAAGAGAAGTTCTAAAATATGGAGGGATGCAAGAAACCATTGAAGAGTTTCACATCAAACATAATTTATCATTAGATTTCTTGGGtgattatatatgtaaattttcaaattcaCATATACAGgatgttaataaatatagacataaaacaaaagaagaaataaaaaggttAGAGATGAACCAATTTGAATTTCTCATTTCAGAAAGttctataaataataattttattgtttataaatttgttgatacaaatgatttaataaaaaattatctcactactaaaaatattgttacaCTTATTGAATACTCAAATATTGCTGACCCGGTTGATATAATCCATTATTACTCACCTGAAACGTTGTTTATGCTTAGTGAAGAGTATAACATTACCATTGATAAAGTTATCGATGCTTGTACTAAGTTGAACATTAAACTACCATACGGTGGAGATACACACTTAAATAAAAACTGCTTCAATTTGCTTACTTGTTATCTAAATAAGTACGAACAGCTTAGGAAGGACACGTAG
- a CDS encoding macrophage migration inhibitory factor codes for MPCCELITNISIADDNAQNVLSQIERGTNKRKFLISDVLGKPVSYIMSNYDYQKNLRFAGTNEEYCFVRLTSIGGINRSNNSTLADKITKILMNTLNVKSRRVYIEFRDCSAQNFAYSGSLFG; via the exons ATGCCTTGCTGCGAGTTGATAACAAATATAAGTATAGCCGATGATAATGCGCAAAATGTATTATCTCAAATAGAAAGGGGTactaataaaagaaaatttc tGATATCGGATGTATTGGGAAAACCTGTGTCTTATATTATGAGCAATTATGACTATCAGAAAAACTTAAGATTTGCTGGCACGAATGAAGAATATTGTTTTGTTAGGTTAACAAGCATTGGAGGAATTAATAGGTCAAATAATTCAACTTTAGCtgataaaattacaaaaattctTATGAACACGTTAAATGTAAAATCGAGGAGAGTGTACATTGAATTCAGGGATTGTTCAGCTCAAAATTTCGCATACAGTGGATCTCTATTTGGCTGA
- a CDS encoding hypothetical protein (conserved Plasmodium protein): MILVYLLFPFLLLTEDIYCFLKDVNIKYASVNDKKNKSNTNDGFSSFGLYGKNNKDDENKSTGGMFQSLFSSIKNILYNEDKIKKDLKLINDNVKEMKEGFVKSSIDIAKQATNIKEDITKNTTYWSNLIKNTISEELGQIDRISKEQLNKLRGTPQHKMLFSTPFQFSSNEQKGNKKVIGKDSSDASSIMSSVDAKATAANVGAAFPYFSNSDNKNEEKKGMFKYLYSKGTNEGKKNEMKYEDQGDEAKKGNRMNPFSFFTNADKKGNASESFIKEDKSQLHAFFGMKENEKNDGKRIKVDTSNKEDKTWSFTNYFSHMGEQDHLEKKEGGKGSKDNDSSTGRSIQQEEEEAKGFSLNFFSKRSGNAEGNSEQGKGSNNNGGSNVSSVPWFSFTHKKQGEGEKDKSQQYIKIHQEETKKKDDTMNNQNEGDGKGIEKSFSLFNLLKGKEKKKDMNSDNVETDNANLEKSYSTDDGRKKEKKSLFNLYGTFGHNDFALNDENKKWNYSNSESNTKMKIDYSNDNLMNKVKNYYKENKNVDDVKFLSLLNTEHQFDENVDCYPLVAFKGCLSNCFKTISNDKGEEEQHDFKKKPLSVNDYKHLEKCIYKCKNSSLDNVSGGCVQKDGQVLNKKPNYKQYMHNFEKDNVKFDKHPSAFHDFTLKDKYSAGTSGSTSGSTSGSTSGSTSGSTSGSTSGSTSGSTSGSTGSDSANNVRDEKHVGDITAELKKRNFVDIIFMKDGKKEKTNYDSANIMPGENLSAKLFDIGSNYKQNNSMLDKDNIINSHLLQNSFNLFKTLTTQNDDTSNSTSSTSGGILKSQGNITKGTVDADHTINTTTTTSTNSEEEKEEEDDDDDDSSNHYSYASTSFFLFLLFITFFVYLSAFTNIINQYYVSFKEKICLYLNGNYKATFNHIYGEPSEAFLPKSVHTPYNINSAQDNYYHSFQENNLDLA; this comes from the coding sequence ATGATTCTTGTGTACCTTTTATTCCCATTTCTACTGTTAACTGAggatatatattgttttctaaaagatgttaatataaaatacgcTTCggtaaatgataaaaaaaataaaagtaatacaaATGATGGATTTTCTTCTTTTGGACTCTATGGGAAGAATAACAaagatgatgaaaataagTCAACAGGTGGGATGTTTCAGTCTTTATTTagttcaataaaaaatatattatataatgaagataagattaaaaaagatttaaaactaattaatgataatgtaaaagaaatgaaagaaGGATTTGTAAAAAGTTCGATAGATATAGCTAAGCAAGCAACTAATATAAAAGAGGATATAACAAAGAATACCACTTATTGGAGTAATCTTATTAAGAATACCATCAGTGAAGAATTAGGTCAAATTGATCGTATTAGCAAAGagcaattaaataaattaagggGAACTCCTCAACACAAAATGCTTTTTTCTACGCCTTTTCAATTTTCTTCTAATGAACAGAAGGGGAACAAAAAGGTTATAGGTAAGGACAGTAGTGATGCATCTTCTATTATGTCCTCCGTTGATGCTAAAGCTACTGCTGCTAATGTGGGAGCAgcttttccttatttttctaACAGTGATAATAAGAATGAGGAAAAGAAAGGTATGTTTAAATATCTCTACAGTAAAGGTACAAATGAGGGAAAAAAGAACGAGATGAAATATGAAGACCAAGGGGATGAAGCAAAAAAAGGGAACAGAATGAACCCATTTAGTTTTTTTACCAATGCTGATAAAAAGGGAAATGCATCTGAAAGTTTTATTAAAGAAGATAAAAGTCAATTACATGCTTTCTTTGGTatgaaagaaaatgaaaagaatgaTGGTAAGAGAATTAAGGTTGACACATCTAATAAGGAGGATAAGACGTGGTCGTTCACAAACTACTTTAGTCATATGGGAGAACAGGATCatttggaaaaaaaggagggCGGAAAGGGCAGCAAGGACAATGATAGTAGTACAGGTAGAAGTATTCAACAGGAAGAGGAAGAGGCAAAGGGGTTCTCACTTAACTTCTTTTCAAAGAGGAGTGGGAATGCTGAGGGGAACTCCGAACAAGGGAAGggtagtaacaataatggAGGAAGTAATGTAAGTAGCGTTCCGTGGTTCTCCTTTACACATAAAAAACAAGGTGAAGGGGAAAAGGACAAATCTcaacaatatataaagataCACCAAGAGGAAACGAAAAAGAAGGATGATACAATGAATAATCAAAACGAAGGAGATGGAAAAGGAATAGAAAAATCTTTCTCCCTCTTTAATTTATTGAaggggaaagaaaaaaagaaagatatGAATAGTGACAATGTGGAAACTGATAATGCAAATTTGGAAAAAAGTTATAGCACTGATGAtggaaggaaaaaagaaaagaaatctTTATTCAATCTGTATGGTACCTTTGGTCATAATGATTTTGCattaaatgatgaaaataaaaaatggaattacTCGAACAGTGAATCTaacacaaaaatgaaaatagacTATTCAAATGATAATCTAATGAATAAAGTAAAGAATTActataaggaaaataaaaatgtcgATGATGTAAaatttctttctcttttaaaTACAGAACACCAATTTGACGAGAATGTTGATTGCTATCCGTTAGTTGCTTTTAAAGGATGTTTAAGTAATTGCTTTAAAACCATCTCGAATGACAAAGGAGAAGAAGAACAAcatgattttaaaaaaaaacccCTTTCAGTTAATGACTACAAACATTTGGAAAAATGCATTTACAAATGTAAAAACTCTAGCCTCGACAATGTGAGTGGTGGTTGTGTTCAGAAGGATGGACAGGTGCTAAACAAGAAACCGAATTATAAACAGTACATGCATAACTTTGAAAAGGATAATGTAAAGTTTGACAAACATCCCTCCGCTTTCCATGATTTCACATTGAAGGATAAGTACAGCGCTGGTACAAGTGGCAGTACAAGCGGAAGTACAAGTGGCAGTACAAGCGGAAGTACAAGCGGAAGTACAAGCGGCAGTACAAGCGGAAGTACAAGCGGCAGTACAAGCGGCAGTACAGGAAGTGATAGTGCCAATAACGTTCGTGATGAAAAGCATGTGGGTGATATCACAGCGGAGCTGAAGAAGAGAAATTTCGTTGATATCATATTTATGAAGGAtgggaaaaaggaaaagacgAATTATGATTCTGCAAATATAATGCCAGGAGAAAATTTAAGTGCAAAACTTTTTGATATAGGTTcaaattataaacaaaataattccATGTTAGACAAGGACAACATAATCAATAGTCATCTTTTACagaattcttttaatttatttaaaacattaacAACTCAAAATGATGATACGTCTAACTCAACAAGTTCAACAAGTGGAGGCATCTTAAAAAGTCAAGGCAACATCACTAAGGGTACAGTAGACGCAGATCATACTATCaatactactactactacaaGTACAAATAGTGAAGAAGAAAAGGAGGAGGaggatgatgatgatgatgacaGTTCAAATCATTATAGTTATGCTTCAACTAgctttttcctatttttattgttcattACCTTTTTTGTCTACCTATCAGCCTTcactaatataattaatcaGTACTACGTttcatttaaagaaaaaatttgcttatatttaaatggaAATTACAAAGCTACCTTCAATCATATTTATGGTGAACCATCAGAAGCATTTTTACCCAAAAGTGTACATACCCCTTACAACATAAACAGTGCACAAGATAATTATTACCACTCCTTCCAAGAAAACAATTTAGACCTCGCATGA
- a CDS encoding T-complex protein 1 subunit gamma: MLKNPGAVLVFKPNTKREEGRKTQLSNIQASRAVSEIVKTTLGPMAMLKMMLDPLGGIIITNDGNSILREVDVAHPAAKSLIELSRSQDEEVGDGTTSVVILSGELLNIAEAFLKQKIHPTIIVNCYMNALNCSLKYLEEIAIEVDVNDEGNLLKAIDSCLSTKFVSRYNSIISKLALEATQCVKIENIMGKKEIDIKRYAKVEKIPGGEITDSYVLKGVMINKDITHPKMRRYIKNPRILLLDCTLEYKKAESQTNVEILDENTWNQLLLQEEIEVKKFCEYIIDSKCDVVITEKGVSDLAQHFLVKKNISVIRRVRKTDLNRLERISGATIVNRCDEIVESDIGTQCGLFEVKKIGDDYYSFFVECENPRACTILLRGSTKDVLNEIERNLHDGMNVAKNIIIEGKLLYGGGCTEMRVAQHLLKEANHFDDSRKSITEAVATALEIIPKILAQNSGANVVKTINMLRIKHENIDGEKYGIDGITGDIIDVSTKNIWDLLSVKKQIYKSAIEAAAMILRIDDVVSGIGKEDKIQKPVQNEFD, encoded by the exons ATGTTGAAAAACCCCGGAGCAGTTTTGGTTTTCAAGCCTAACACAAAGAGGGAGGAAGGAAGAAAAACGCAGCTGTCGAATATACAG GCGAGTCGGGCAGTTAGCGAAATTGTGAAGACAACACTAGGCCCTATGGCAATGTTGAAAATGATGCTTGATCCGTTGGggggaataataataactaatGATGGCAATTCAATTTTAAGAGAAGTGGATGTAGCTCACCCAGCAGCAAAATCGCTGATAGAATTAAGTAGATCTCAGGATGAAGAAGTAGGAGATGGAACAACATCGGTAGTGATATTATCAGGTGAGTTACTAAACATAGCGGAAGCATTTCTAAAGCAGAAGATACATCCAACAATTATAGTAAATTGTTATATGAATGCTTTAAATTGtagtttaaaatatttagaagAAATTGCAATTGAGGTAGATGTAAATGATGAAGGGAATCTATTAAAAGCTATAGATTCATGTTTAAGTACAAAATTTGTTAGTCGTTATAACAGTATTATTAGTAAATTAGCATTAGAAGCAACTCAGTGTGTTAAGATAGAAAACATAATgggtaaaaaagaaatagatataaaaagatatgCAAAGGTGGAAAAAATACCTGGAGGAGAAATAACAGACAGTTATGTACTAAAGGGTGTAATgataaataaagatattacACATCCAAAAATGAGAAGGTATATTAAGAATCCACGTATATTATTACTAGATTGCACattagaatataaaaaagcagAAAGTCAAACAAACGTAGAAATATTGGATGAAAATACATGGAATCAATTACTTTTACAGGAAGAAATAGAAGTTAAAAAGTTttgtgaatatataattgatAGTAAATGCGATGTAGTAATAACAGAAAAAGGTGTATCTGATTTAGCTCAACATTTTCTtgttaaaaagaatataagtGTTATTAGGAGAGTAAGAAAAACAGATTTGAATAGATTAGAAAGGATTAGTGGTGCTACAATTGTTAACAGATGTGATGAAATTGTTGAGAGTGATATTGGTACACAATGTGGTTTATttgaagttaaaaaaattggagATGATTActattccttttttgttgAATGTGAAAATCCTCGTGCATGTACTATTTTACTTAGAGGATCAACTAAAGATGTGTTAAACGAAATAGAAAGGAATTTACATGATGGTATGAATGTAgctaaaaatataatcatagaagggaaattattatatggtGGTGGATGTACAGAAATGCGAGTTGCTCAACATCTACTTAAAGAAGCAAACCATTTTGATGATTCAAGAAAAAGCATAACAGAAGCAGTTGCTACAGCCCTTGAAATTATTCCAAAAATTTTAGCACAAAACAGTGGAGCTAATGTAGTAAAGACTATAAACATGTTAAGGATAAAACATGAAAATATTGATGGAGAGAAGTATGGAATAGATGGTATTACAGGTGATATTATTGATGTATcgacaaaaaatatttgggATTTACTTTCTGTAAAGAAGCAAATATACAAAAGTGCAATTGAAGCTGCTGCCATGATTCTTCGAATTGACGATGTGGTTAGCGGAATAGGAAAGGAGGATAAGATTCAGAAGCCCGTTCAGAATGAGTTCGATTAG